A genomic region of Trueperaceae bacterium contains the following coding sequences:
- the lspA gene encoding signal peptidase II, protein MYLLLAALLIAADQLSKWWATSSFAGGGALELGWGFRLTYIRNTGAAFGLLRDINLQVAGVNVDGTLLLGLLSAAVSLVIVWYLVRRGATLSPLPHVALALILAGALGNMIDRLLLGFVIDFIHFRSGSFDFPVFNLADSFVVIGGILLFLGSLLESRREAEERRALAEPEFFRGLDGRDRS, encoded by the coding sequence ATGTATCTGCTTCTCGCGGCGCTGCTGATCGCAGCTGACCAGCTGAGCAAATGGTGGGCGACCAGCAGTTTTGCCGGGGGCGGAGCGCTCGAACTCGGTTGGGGTTTCAGACTCACCTATATCCGGAACACCGGTGCAGCGTTCGGGCTGTTGCGCGACATCAACCTGCAGGTCGCCGGCGTGAACGTGGACGGGACTCTTCTGCTGGGACTGCTCTCGGCAGCCGTTTCGCTGGTCATCGTCTGGTACCTGGTGCGCCGCGGCGCGACGCTCTCCCCGTTGCCTCACGTCGCCCTCGCGCTCATCCTCGCCGGCGCGCTGGGGAACATGATCGACCGGCTGCTGCTAGGCTTCGTGATCGACTTCATCCACTTCCGCAGCGGCAGTTTCGACTTCCCCGTCTTCAATCTGGCCGATTCGTTCGTCGTGATCGGTGGGATCCTGCTCTTCCTGGGCAGCCTCCTCGAGAGCAGGCGTGAAGCCGAGGAGCGCCGTGCGCTTGCGGAACCGGAGTTCTTCCGCGGACTGGACGGTCGCGACCGCTCCTGA
- a CDS encoding NAD-glutamate dehydrogenase, with product MPATLKQVRSRIEKEGGDPLVAAFAEVLFEKSDTRFLESFDPESLSAMATESFRFLDGLGNDELRVEVFNPSVTADGWEAPFTILRLCLQDRPFIVDSVRAELRRRQFGLMHLLHPIYSVRRDDSGSITEIGARRGVGRQESFEIYFLELEASEERRSELETAVRGVLEDVILATNDYQLMRDQAARVRDYIRELQDHGGEIALSERDEELEEYAQFMDWLDDDNFIFLGYREYEIFRKGQKSFLQVKSDSGLGILSRAQESAYSEPVPLEQIPDGLRERVIGGRLFTVTKTNAEATVHRAARMDYIGVKRLDEEGAVEGEQRFLGLFTSKALSAPVEEVPILRRRLRQVLELDHAVPDSHDYKQIVSIFNNLPREELFWSDAQQLHRDIRTIMALEQEREIRLTLRPDPLARGLALMVIMPRERFNSEVRRRVQRFLTSALEATHVDYQLAMGEDEDQVRFHFFFTTRMPAEQVDVRDLEHEVAELARTWGDELRARLVARHGQVEGRRLAERYEPAFDERYRADVSPSGALLDIDNIELLGEAPFRVDLVTPPSESRREQASLLRIYHHKRTLVLSEVLPILENTGLRVLEQISYWAGLPEGDRGIDVFRVQDLSGRPLDVRALGKRLIFALESLLAGVAENDRLNRLILAAGLDIDQVALLRAYQMYYGQLSAVTSRRSLYDTLLSYPEAASALFDFFRARFDPGIDSQRQERVAAARARFEAALEEVSSLPEDQALRGLFNLMEATVRSNFFLGREYISFKIASRSVTVMPEPRPLYEIAVSSPHVEGVHLRGGKVARGGIRWSDRRDDFRTEVLGLMKTQMTKNAVIVPVGSKGGFVLVDPPGDREALGKHVREQYQTFMRGLLDLTDNIVDGEVVRPQGLVIYDDDDPYLVVAADKGTATFSDLANATAAEYDFWLGDAFASGGSHGYDHKEIGITARGAWETVARHFREMGVNIHQDEFTAVGIGDMSGDVFGNGMLYTDKIKLVAAFNHLHIFLDPDPDPARSYRERKRLFEMPRSSWRDYDTSKISKGGGVFDRSAKSIRLSPEIRELLDVEEEVLSGQALVRAILRCDVDLLWNGGIGTYVKSSAESDHDVGDAANDQVRVDAAELRCKVVGEGGNLGLTQRARIEYALAGGRVNTDAIDNSAGVDLSDHEVNIKVLLRPALASGELTMVQRNRLLEEMTEEVSALVLADNYRQSLALSLAEGRSREDPLLFESLQLYLAERGGLDAKVEAMPTARQLTERQRASAGYTRPELAVLLAYTKMGLYRRILETDFPEEKHFRHYLHDYFPQVLQERFADEVENHALRREIIATQFTNTVVDILGITFVHRTIRDTGATPVEVIRAALVALEILDVQHYLKQVFALDNLVPAAAQYAAISEMVEAVEGIVNWILLADLTRTPISSFVATYRAPLAELRRRLNDFLPPAEKRLYARQQKRIAQEGFDEELVAEIAAFDYLPTSVGIVEVAERTGVPLDEAAIRFYALGERLSLGWLRDGLSRLQSSSKWEKIAVGGLIMELRRLQRDLTEAYVRARFEEPELKVDAFLARYPNLLRRYDQALEEMKKEEALGLASGGVLGRLLSQAELPTHD from the coding sequence ATGCCTGCCACCCTGAAACAGGTGCGAAGCCGGATCGAGAAGGAAGGCGGCGATCCGCTCGTCGCGGCCTTCGCCGAGGTGCTCTTCGAGAAGTCCGACACTCGCTTCCTGGAGAGCTTCGATCCCGAGAGCCTCAGTGCGATGGCGACGGAGAGTTTCAGGTTCCTCGATGGACTGGGGAACGATGAGCTCCGAGTCGAGGTATTCAACCCGAGCGTCACTGCCGATGGTTGGGAGGCTCCCTTCACCATCCTGCGGCTCTGCCTTCAGGACCGTCCCTTCATCGTCGACTCGGTGAGGGCCGAGCTAAGACGCCGCCAATTCGGGCTCATGCACCTCCTTCACCCGATCTACAGCGTGCGGCGCGACGATTCCGGGTCGATAACGGAGATCGGAGCTCGCCGCGGGGTTGGCCGCCAGGAATCGTTCGAGATCTACTTCCTCGAACTGGAGGCGAGCGAAGAGCGGCGCAGCGAACTCGAAACCGCCGTGCGCGGCGTGCTCGAGGATGTGATCCTAGCCACCAACGACTACCAGTTGATGCGCGACCAGGCGGCCCGAGTTCGCGACTACATCCGCGAACTGCAGGATCATGGCGGTGAGATCGCCCTTTCGGAACGCGACGAGGAGCTCGAGGAGTACGCCCAGTTCATGGACTGGCTCGACGACGACAACTTCATCTTCCTCGGCTACCGGGAGTACGAGATATTCCGTAAGGGGCAGAAGAGCTTCCTGCAGGTCAAGTCAGATTCGGGTCTCGGCATCCTCTCCCGGGCGCAGGAGAGCGCCTACAGCGAGCCGGTGCCGCTCGAGCAGATCCCCGATGGGTTGCGGGAGCGGGTGATCGGCGGCCGGCTGTTCACAGTAACCAAGACGAACGCCGAGGCGACGGTGCACCGGGCAGCCCGGATGGATTACATCGGCGTCAAGAGGCTCGACGAGGAGGGAGCGGTCGAAGGGGAGCAGAGGTTCCTCGGCCTGTTCACGTCCAAGGCGCTCTCGGCTCCGGTCGAAGAGGTACCCATCCTGCGCCGACGACTTCGTCAGGTGCTCGAGCTGGACCACGCCGTACCCGACTCGCACGACTACAAGCAGATCGTCAGCATCTTCAACAATCTGCCGCGGGAGGAGCTGTTCTGGTCCGACGCTCAGCAGCTGCACCGCGACATTCGCACCATCATGGCGCTCGAGCAGGAGCGGGAGATAAGACTCACACTGCGCCCCGACCCTCTGGCTCGCGGTCTCGCGCTGATGGTGATCATGCCCCGCGAACGCTTCAACTCGGAGGTGCGGCGCCGGGTACAGCGCTTCCTGACCAGCGCTCTCGAGGCCACCCACGTCGACTACCAGCTGGCGATGGGCGAGGACGAGGACCAGGTCCGCTTCCACTTCTTCTTCACGACCCGCATGCCCGCCGAGCAGGTCGACGTTCGCGACCTCGAGCACGAGGTCGCCGAACTGGCCCGCACCTGGGGTGACGAACTGCGGGCGCGTCTGGTCGCCCGTCACGGCCAGGTGGAGGGCCGCAGGTTGGCGGAGCGTTACGAGCCGGCGTTCGACGAGCGCTACCGTGCCGACGTGTCACCGAGCGGCGCGCTGCTCGACATCGACAACATCGAGCTGCTGGGCGAGGCACCCTTCCGCGTCGACCTGGTCACCCCGCCCAGCGAGTCCCGACGGGAGCAGGCGAGCCTGCTGAGGATCTACCACCACAAGCGGACGCTGGTGCTCTCGGAGGTGCTGCCGATCCTCGAGAACACCGGCCTGCGGGTGCTGGAGCAGATCTCCTACTGGGCCGGACTCCCCGAAGGCGATCGCGGCATCGACGTGTTCAGGGTCCAGGACCTTTCCGGCCGGCCCCTCGATGTGCGCGCGCTGGGCAAGCGGCTCATCTTCGCCCTCGAGTCGCTGCTGGCCGGGGTCGCCGAGAACGACCGCCTCAACCGGCTGATCCTCGCTGCCGGACTCGACATCGACCAGGTGGCGCTGCTGCGCGCGTACCAGATGTATTACGGGCAGCTCTCGGCGGTGACTAGCCGGAGGTCGCTCTACGACACCCTGCTCAGCTACCCGGAGGCGGCATCGGCGCTCTTCGACTTCTTCCGCGCCCGTTTCGATCCGGGCATCGACTCCCAACGCCAGGAGAGGGTGGCGGCCGCCCGAGCGCGTTTCGAAGCGGCCCTCGAGGAGGTCTCATCGCTTCCCGAGGATCAGGCGCTGCGCGGTCTCTTCAACCTGATGGAGGCGACCGTGAGGAGCAACTTCTTCCTCGGCCGCGAGTACATCTCCTTCAAGATCGCTTCCCGCAGCGTCACGGTGATGCCCGAGCCGCGCCCGCTCTACGAGATCGCGGTCTCCTCGCCTCACGTGGAGGGGGTGCATCTGCGCGGAGGCAAGGTGGCCAGAGGCGGCATCCGCTGGTCCGACCGGCGGGACGACTTCCGCACGGAGGTACTGGGCCTGATGAAGACCCAGATGACGAAGAACGCGGTGATCGTGCCGGTGGGCTCCAAGGGGGGGTTCGTGCTGGTCGACCCGCCCGGCGACCGGGAGGCGCTGGGCAAGCACGTGCGCGAGCAGTACCAGACGTTCATGCGAGGCCTGCTCGACCTGACCGACAACATCGTGGATGGTGAGGTGGTGAGGCCCCAGGGCCTGGTCATCTACGACGACGACGACCCCTACCTCGTCGTGGCAGCCGACAAGGGCACCGCCACCTTCTCGGATCTGGCCAACGCTACCGCCGCCGAGTACGACTTCTGGCTGGGGGACGCCTTCGCCTCGGGCGGATCGCACGGTTACGACCACAAGGAGATCGGGATAACAGCCCGGGGGGCCTGGGAGACGGTCGCGCGCCACTTCCGCGAGATGGGCGTGAACATCCACCAGGACGAGTTCACGGCCGTCGGCATCGGCGACATGTCGGGTGACGTGTTCGGCAACGGGATGCTCTACACCGACAAGATCAAGCTCGTGGCCGCGTTCAACCACCTCCACATCTTCCTCGACCCCGACCCCGACCCGGCCAGGAGCTACCGGGAGCGCAAGCGACTCTTCGAGATGCCCCGCTCCAGCTGGCGCGACTACGACACGTCGAAGATCTCCAAGGGGGGCGGCGTGTTCGACCGCTCCGCCAAGTCGATCCGCCTGTCGCCCGAGATCCGCGAACTCCTGGACGTCGAGGAGGAGGTGCTGAGCGGTCAGGCGCTGGTGAGGGCCATCCTCCGCTGCGACGTGGACCTGCTCTGGAACGGCGGCATAGGCACCTACGTGAAGAGTTCGGCCGAGAGCGATCATGACGTTGGCGACGCGGCCAACGATCAGGTGCGGGTCGATGCCGCCGAGTTGCGCTGCAAGGTAGTGGGCGAAGGCGGGAACCTGGGCCTCACCCAACGTGCCCGCATCGAGTACGCACTGGCGGGCGGCCGGGTGAACACCGACGCCATCGACAACTCGGCCGGCGTGGACCTCTCGGACCACGAGGTCAACATCAAGGTGCTGCTGCGGCCGGCGCTCGCCTCCGGAGAGCTCACGATGGTGCAGCGGAACCGGCTGCTCGAGGAGATGACCGAAGAGGTGAGCGCTCTCGTGCTCGCCGACAACTACCGGCAGTCGCTGGCCCTCTCCCTGGCCGAGGGGCGTAGCCGCGAGGACCCGCTCCTGTTCGAATCGCTGCAGCTCTACCTGGCGGAACGCGGTGGGCTCGACGCCAAGGTCGAGGCGATGCCCACCGCCCGTCAGCTGACCGAGCGGCAGCGCGCCTCCGCCGGCTACACCCGGCCCGAACTGGCGGTGCTGCTCGCCTATACGAAGATGGGCCTCTACCGCCGTATCCTCGAAACCGACTTCCCCGAGGAGAAGCACTTCCGGCACTACCTCCACGACTACTTCCCTCAGGTGCTTCAGGAGCGGTTCGCCGACGAGGTCGAGAACCACGCCCTGCGCCGCGAGATAATCGCTACCCAGTTCACCAACACCGTCGTCGACATCCTTGGCATCACCTTCGTCCATCGCACCATCCGGGACACCGGCGCGACCCCGGTCGAGGTGATCCGCGCGGCCCTCGTCGCCCTCGAGATCCTCGACGTCCAGCACTACCTGAAGCAGGTCTTCGCGCTCGACAACCTGGTTCCGGCGGCCGCTCAGTACGCCGCCATCTCGGAGATGGTCGAGGCGGTGGAGGGGATCGTCAACTGGATCCTACTCGCCGACCTCACCCGCACCCCCATCTCCAGCTTCGTCGCCACCTACCGGGCGCCGCTCGCCGAACTACGCCGGCGGCTCAACGACTTCCTGCCACCCGCCGAGAAGCGCCTCTACGCCCGCCAGCAGAAGAGGATCGCCCAGGAGGGGTTCGACGAGGAGCTCGTCGCCGAGATAGCGGCGTTCGACTACCTGCCCACGAGTGTTGGCATCGTCGAAGTAGCCGAGCGGACCGGGGTGCCGCTCGACGAGGCGGCCATCCGCTTCTACGCTCTGGGGGAGAGGCTCTCGCTGGGTTGGTTGCGGGATGGGCTGAGCCGGCTCCAATCCTCCAGCAAGTGGGAGAAGATCGCCGTCGGCGGCCTCATCATGGAGTTGAGGCGGCTGCAGCGTGACCTGACCGAGGCCTACGTGAGGGCGCGGTTCGAGGAGCCCGAGCTCAAGGTCGATGCCTTCCTCGCCCGCTACCCCAACCTGCTTCGTCGTTACGACCAGGCCCTCGAGGAGATGAAGAAGGAGGAGGCACTGGGCTTAGCGAGCGGGGGCGTTCTCGGCAGATTGCTGTCGCAGGCCGAGCTTCCGACGCACGACTAG